A stretch of Imperialibacter roseus DNA encodes these proteins:
- a CDS encoding cyclase family protein: MSKRVIFDFDISFTNGGGIQGQEFRLDIGGESISDKELADYIVWDMRLLMVGKVKIINKRYIVEEHKRSPISLAQGEELIDLSHTVFDGLVTYKGLPAPVICDYLSREQSKEIYEKGVTVQIGRIDMVANTGTYIDCPFHFFEEGTDLSEVPLNAFTGLNGITIEAKGVTEIGIDFFKNKEIRNKAVLVHSGWATNWNTEAYFTDHPYVTKEAAEYLRECDVKLVGIDSHNIDDTRGKARPVHSTLLGADILIVEHMCNLDMLPAAGYTFHAVPPKVKGMGTFPVRAYAKL, encoded by the coding sequence ATGTCCAAAAGAGTAATATTCGACTTCGATATCAGCTTCACCAACGGTGGGGGTATACAGGGACAGGAATTTCGCCTCGATATTGGCGGGGAGTCCATTTCCGACAAAGAGCTGGCCGACTACATAGTGTGGGACATGCGCCTGCTGATGGTAGGCAAAGTGAAGATCATTAACAAACGCTACATCGTTGAAGAGCACAAGCGATCTCCTATCTCACTTGCGCAGGGAGAAGAGCTTATCGACCTCAGCCATACTGTGTTTGATGGCTTGGTCACCTACAAAGGCCTCCCTGCACCTGTTATTTGCGACTACCTGAGCAGAGAGCAGTCAAAGGAAATCTACGAGAAAGGCGTGACCGTTCAGATTGGGCGCATTGACATGGTAGCTAATACGGGCACCTACATTGACTGCCCGTTTCATTTTTTTGAAGAGGGAACAGACCTGTCGGAAGTGCCGCTTAACGCCTTTACAGGTCTAAATGGCATTACCATCGAAGCGAAGGGAGTCACGGAAATTGGTATCGACTTTTTTAAAAACAAAGAGATCAGGAACAAGGCTGTGCTGGTGCACTCTGGCTGGGCCACCAACTGGAACACGGAAGCCTATTTCACTGACCACCCCTATGTAACCAAAGAAGCGGCTGAATACCTGCGGGAATGCGACGTGAAGCTGGTGGGTATCGATAGCCACAACATCGACGACACCAGAGGCAAAGCCCGCCCTGTTCATTCCACCCTGCTGGGCGCCGACATCCTGATTGTGGAGCACATGTGTAACCTTGATATGCTGCCCGCCGCTGGCTACACTTTCCACGCTGTGCCTCCAAAGGTCAAAGGCATGGGTACTTTTCCTGTGCGTGCGTATGCCAAATTGTAA
- a CDS encoding GMC family oxidoreductase — MDNTFDAIVIGSGISGGWAAKELCDKGLRTLVLERGRDVVHNKDYPTANLRPWELKHRGALTKKFKEANPLITKAAGFGEDTKHFFIEDKDHPYVQEKPFDWIRGYQVGGKSIIWGRATQRWSKYEFTAPERHEYGMKWPIGYDDVAPWYSHVEKFMGVCGTKDGIEAMPDGEFLPPFQFNCVEQHMSDKIKEHFPDRHMVHARWAHITEPQEIHIQQGRGQCQARNMCMRGCPFGGYFSSVSSTLPWADKTGNMTIRPFSVVHSILYDEASGKASGVRVIDANTKEVTDFKARIIFLNASALNSTLIMLNSKSNRFPNGLGNDNDLLGRYVGFHNYRGWAGGEVDGFEDKYYYGRNPTEPIIANFRNLGDRDTDFVGGYTIFSGAWRARGVHFKQPAIGAAYKLSQTEPGGWHVYMYMQGETIPKAENHVRLSETERDQWGIPLLITSVGYDDNDEKMVADFLTQARLMMEKAGVKNIETNDSKQAPGLDIHEMGGARMGTDPANSILNEWNQVHQCKNVFVTDGACMTSTGNQSPSILYMALTARAANYAAEEFKKGNL; from the coding sequence ATGGATAACACCTTTGATGCCATCGTGATCGGCTCGGGAATTTCCGGTGGCTGGGCTGCGAAAGAGTTATGTGACAAAGGGTTAAGAACGCTTGTTCTGGAAAGAGGGCGGGATGTAGTGCATAATAAAGACTACCCTACGGCTAACCTCAGGCCCTGGGAGCTGAAACACAGAGGCGCTCTGACTAAAAAGTTCAAAGAGGCAAACCCGCTAATCACCAAAGCCGCCGGGTTTGGAGAGGACACAAAACACTTTTTTATTGAAGATAAAGACCATCCTTATGTGCAGGAGAAACCATTTGACTGGATCCGTGGCTATCAGGTGGGAGGCAAGTCGATTATCTGGGGCCGGGCCACCCAACGCTGGAGCAAGTATGAATTTACGGCACCGGAGCGCCATGAATATGGTATGAAGTGGCCCATAGGCTACGATGATGTGGCTCCCTGGTATTCGCATGTCGAAAAGTTCATGGGCGTATGCGGCACCAAAGATGGTATTGAAGCGATGCCTGATGGAGAGTTTCTGCCTCCTTTCCAGTTCAACTGTGTGGAGCAGCACATGAGCGACAAAATCAAAGAGCACTTCCCCGACCGGCACATGGTGCATGCCCGCTGGGCGCACATCACTGAGCCTCAGGAAATCCACATTCAGCAGGGAAGAGGCCAATGCCAGGCCCGCAACATGTGTATGCGGGGTTGTCCATTTGGTGGCTATTTCAGCTCTGTATCGTCCACTTTGCCCTGGGCAGATAAAACTGGTAATATGACTATTCGGCCTTTTTCTGTAGTGCACTCCATTCTTTATGATGAGGCTTCTGGCAAGGCCAGCGGTGTGCGGGTGATTGACGCCAATACCAAAGAGGTTACCGATTTCAAAGCCCGGATCATCTTCCTTAATGCCTCAGCGCTCAATAGCACCCTGATTATGCTGAACTCGAAGTCGAACCGCTTCCCCAATGGGCTGGGCAACGACAACGACTTGCTTGGCAGATATGTAGGGTTTCACAACTACCGGGGTTGGGCCGGAGGAGAGGTCGACGGGTTTGAAGACAAATACTATTACGGAAGAAACCCTACAGAGCCGATTATTGCCAACTTCCGGAATTTGGGCGATCGTGACACAGATTTTGTGGGCGGGTACACCATTTTCTCAGGTGCCTGGCGGGCGAGGGGTGTGCATTTCAAACAGCCTGCCATAGGTGCAGCCTATAAATTGTCGCAGACAGAACCTGGCGGCTGGCATGTGTATATGTACATGCAGGGAGAGACCATTCCCAAAGCGGAAAATCATGTGAGGCTAAGCGAAACAGAGAGAGACCAGTGGGGCATTCCCCTGCTGATAACATCTGTGGGCTACGACGACAACGACGAGAAAATGGTGGCCGATTTTCTTACCCAGGCTCGGCTGATGATGGAGAAAGCAGGCGTTAAAAACATAGAAACAAATGACAGCAAGCAAGCGCCAGGCCTCGACATCCATGAAATGGGTGGAGCGAGGATGGGCACCGATCCAGCCAATTCCATTTTGAATGAATGGAATCAGGTGCACCAATGCAAAAATGTGTTTGTGACCGACGGCGCCTGCATGACAAGCACAGGCAATCAGAGCCCATCCATTCTATACATGGCGCTGACGGCCAGGGCTGCTAACTATGCAGCGGAGGAGTTTAAGAAAGGCAATTTGTAA
- a CDS encoding gluconate 2-dehydrogenase subunit 3 family protein, with the protein MNRRKAISATALLMGGTMVGAQVFLTGCKPSAPKEGLFSANDIALLDEVGETILPTTEGSPGARAAKIGEFMKAIVTDCYSEEEQKVFTEGLVKLNKASQQMQGDDFMLIGAEKRELLLVALLEQAEKYNDSKAEDEPVHYFSMMHQLTNWGYFSSEPGATQALRYIAVPGRWEGCVPYAKGDRAWA; encoded by the coding sequence ATGAACAGAAGAAAAGCGATATCAGCCACCGCACTGCTTATGGGAGGCACCATGGTGGGGGCCCAGGTATTTTTAACCGGGTGCAAGCCATCAGCTCCCAAGGAGGGGCTTTTTAGTGCGAATGACATTGCGTTGTTGGACGAAGTCGGTGAAACTATACTGCCGACCACCGAAGGTTCTCCAGGGGCAAGGGCCGCTAAAATCGGCGAGTTCATGAAGGCGATTGTTACTGACTGCTACAGCGAAGAGGAGCAAAAAGTATTTACAGAAGGACTTGTGAAGCTCAACAAGGCCAGCCAGCAAATGCAGGGGGATGACTTTATGCTCATTGGTGCTGAGAAGAGGGAGTTATTGCTTGTTGCCCTTTTGGAGCAAGCGGAAAAGTACAATGATAGCAAGGCTGAGGACGAGCCTGTTCACTACTTTAGCATGATGCATCAGCTCACCAATTGGGGCTATTTTTCTTCCGAGCCAGGCGCCACGCAGGCACTTAGATACATAGCTGTACCAGGGAGATGGGAGGGATGTGTGCCTTATGCTAAGGGCGATAGAGCCTGGGCTTAG
- a CDS encoding glycoside hydrolase family 43 protein, with amino-acid sequence MNKAFAFTGLLLVLFGCNQNTKNSQTEERILSGNPLWEGWYADPEGVVFGDEYWIYPTFSAKYEEQVFLDAFSSKDLVTWTKHEGIIDTSIVKWANRAMWAPSAIEKDGRYFLFFAANDIQNQDGPYWKDNPDAAKQQGGIGIGVADSPAGPFADYLGKPLIDQFYNGAQPIDQYVFKAMDGKYYIVYGGWRHCNIGQLNDDFTALVPFEDGDLVKEITPEGYVEGPTFAIRNGKYYFMWSEGNWGDETYRVAYAISDSLFGPFERIGTILSQDPEVATGSGHHSVINVPNTDEWYIVYHRRPIPNEGRDHRVTCIDKLEFNEDGTIKPVKITFEGVEARPL; translated from the coding sequence ATGAATAAAGCATTTGCTTTTACGGGACTGCTACTTGTCCTATTTGGGTGTAACCAAAACACCAAAAACAGTCAAACTGAGGAGAGGATCTTATCAGGCAATCCTTTATGGGAAGGCTGGTACGCCGACCCGGAAGGCGTGGTATTTGGCGACGAATACTGGATCTACCCCACTTTCTCAGCGAAATATGAGGAGCAAGTATTTCTAGATGCTTTTTCTTCGAAAGACCTCGTCACCTGGACAAAACATGAGGGTATTATTGATACCAGTATTGTGAAATGGGCCAATCGGGCGATGTGGGCCCCATCAGCTATTGAAAAAGACGGGAGGTACTTTCTTTTCTTTGCAGCCAACGACATTCAAAATCAGGATGGCCCTTACTGGAAAGACAACCCCGATGCAGCCAAACAGCAGGGCGGCATTGGGATTGGCGTGGCTGACAGCCCCGCAGGGCCCTTTGCCGACTACCTGGGCAAGCCGCTCATCGATCAATTCTACAACGGTGCGCAACCCATCGATCAGTATGTTTTCAAAGCCATGGACGGGAAATACTATATCGTTTACGGAGGATGGCGCCATTGCAATATCGGGCAGTTGAATGACGACTTCACGGCTTTGGTGCCATTTGAAGATGGCGACCTGGTGAAAGAAATTACCCCGGAAGGCTACGTGGAAGGTCCCACCTTTGCCATCAGAAACGGCAAGTACTACTTTATGTGGAGTGAAGGCAACTGGGGAGACGAAACCTACCGGGTGGCCTATGCTATTTCCGATTCTTTGTTTGGCCCATTTGAGCGGATAGGAACGATCCTATCGCAAGATCCTGAAGTCGCTACCGGCTCCGGTCATCACTCGGTCATCAATGTGCCCAATACCGACGAGTGGTATATTGTGTACCACCGCCGCCCGATCCCGAACGAAGGCCGTGACCATCGGGTAACCTGCATCGACAAACTGGAGTTCAATGAAGATGGCACCATTAAGCCTGTAAAGATTACTTTTGAAGGTGTGGAAGCCAGACCACTTTAA
- a CDS encoding DinB family protein, with protein sequence MNRKESLTKIAAGAGLLTALPVAGWGRSHTADFTSDFLRRWETSKGYTLKVLDKMPEEHFSFAPTPEQMGFGKQLTHMAFWNSFYIAPFEGKKAMSEPKEITKAAARAYIEENFDYCTSVIKKISSSDLDREGIIDENYWREHTGTDLLLRAFAHTSHHRAEAIVYLRLKGIEPPFFEF encoded by the coding sequence ATGAACCGAAAAGAATCTCTCACCAAAATAGCTGCTGGAGCCGGACTGCTCACAGCCTTGCCAGTAGCCGGCTGGGGCAGAAGCCACACAGCTGATTTCACATCCGACTTCCTTCGCCGCTGGGAAACCAGCAAAGGCTATACGCTAAAGGTGCTTGATAAAATGCCAGAAGAGCATTTCAGCTTTGCTCCGACTCCCGAACAGATGGGCTTTGGCAAGCAGCTGACGCACATGGCTTTCTGGAACTCCTTTTACATTGCTCCCTTCGAGGGGAAGAAAGCCATGTCGGAACCCAAAGAAATCACAAAAGCGGCAGCCAGGGCCTACATTGAAGAAAACTTTGACTACTGCACTTCTGTGATCAAAAAAATATCATCATCAGATCTGGATAGAGAGGGCATCATAGATGAAAACTATTGGAGAGAACACACTGGAACGGATTTACTTCTCCGGGCATTTGCCCACACTTCCCATCACAGGGCCGAGGCCATTGTCTACCTACGGCTGAAAGGAATTGAGCCTCCCTTCTTTGAGTTCTAG
- the nudK gene encoding GDP-mannose pyrophosphatase NudK has protein sequence MNNPNIKIDKKELLSGNWYKLYKVDFQIKGKAGEWLSQSRECYDRGNGATILLYNTEQKTVILTQQFRMPTYVNGNETGMMIEACAGLLDADSPEECIRRETEEETGYKISQPEKVFELYMSPGSVTEILYFFIARYTKEQKVSDGGGVDEHEDIDVLEVPFAKALEMIKTSEIKDAKTVILLQHLRLSERLN, from the coding sequence ATGAATAACCCGAACATTAAGATAGACAAGAAAGAGTTGCTTTCCGGCAACTGGTACAAGCTTTACAAGGTCGACTTCCAGATCAAAGGAAAGGCAGGCGAATGGCTTAGCCAGTCGAGAGAGTGCTATGACAGAGGAAATGGGGCAACCATTTTGCTTTATAACACCGAACAAAAAACAGTGATACTTACCCAACAGTTTCGCATGCCCACCTACGTGAATGGCAACGAGACAGGAATGATGATCGAAGCGTGCGCTGGTCTTTTAGATGCAGATAGCCCGGAAGAGTGCATTCGCAGGGAAACAGAGGAAGAAACGGGTTACAAGATCAGCCAGCCAGAGAAGGTATTTGAACTCTACATGAGTCCTGGGTCGGTCACTGAGATCCTGTACTTTTTCATTGCCAGGTACACCAAAGAACAAAAAGTAAGCGACGGTGGAGGCGTGGATGAGCACGAAGACATTGATGTGCTGGAGGTTCCTTTTGCGAAAGCCCTCGAAATGATCAAAACCAGTGAAATCAAAGACGCTAAGACGGTGATTTTGTTACAGCATTTACGATTAAGCGAAAGATTAAACTAG
- a CDS encoding DeoR/GlpR family DNA-binding transcription regulator has product MSSKARQKGILEQLKAGEELSVKELADLFETSDITIRRDLVALSEKGLLVRTHGGAMLPESTSFHQKELRSNAAKASIGKLAASYVKTGDVVFMDCGSTVFQMCKHLRRLEKLTIITNSLPIVTELLGQPGFTINLAGGEIDAGRKAVHGSMALEHIARYTADKAFVGVDGFSLANGLSASGEKEASITLAMAQRAVQTYLLCDASKLEKDSYLQFANHGLYHHLVADKAAPTELLLSYKAAGISVMQ; this is encoded by the coding sequence ATGAGTAGTAAGGCACGGCAAAAAGGAATACTTGAGCAATTGAAGGCGGGAGAGGAGTTGTCGGTGAAGGAACTGGCCGACCTGTTCGAGACCTCGGACATTACCATACGAAGAGACCTGGTAGCTCTTTCCGAAAAGGGACTACTGGTTCGCACCCATGGCGGGGCTATGCTGCCAGAAAGTACGAGTTTCCATCAAAAAGAGTTGAGAAGCAATGCAGCGAAGGCATCCATAGGCAAGCTGGCTGCTTCTTACGTGAAAACTGGAGACGTTGTTTTCATGGATTGCGGCAGCACCGTGTTTCAAATGTGCAAGCATTTAAGGCGGCTTGAAAAGCTAACCATTATCACCAATTCTCTTCCGATAGTGACGGAGCTTTTAGGCCAGCCAGGCTTCACGATCAACCTTGCTGGCGGAGAAATAGATGCCGGAAGGAAAGCAGTGCATGGTAGCATGGCGCTGGAGCATATTGCTCGCTACACAGCCGATAAAGCTTTTGTGGGAGTAGATGGCTTTTCGCTGGCCAACGGCCTGAGTGCCAGCGGCGAGAAGGAGGCTTCCATCACGCTGGCGATGGCACAACGGGCTGTGCAAACCTATCTGCTTTGCGATGCATCAAAACTGGAGAAGGATAGCTATCTGCAATTTGCCAACCACGGCTTGTACCACCACCTGGTCGCTGACAAGGCAGCACCGACGGAGTTGTTGTTATCGTACAAAGCTGCCGGCATATCAGTGATGCAATAG
- a CDS encoding alkaline phosphatase family protein has translation MTKRIALFLLFAALAVVSESCTSGKKQESYVLLISFDGFRHDYVNTFQPPHFLEFIKEGTAAKAMIPSFPSKTFPNHYTIVTGMYPGHHGLVDNTFYDSTQNVVYTMGKRELVQDAFYYGGLPLWQLAQQHGLKSASYFWVGSEAPVAGSYPDYYEIYDGDVPNEARINKVVEWLQLPESERPRFISLYFSLVDSEGHNSGPNSEKLKETVLEADRLLGIIDEKISRIGLPVNIIVTSDHGMYEMQETPETFVYLDSLFAPEDSIRFANSGPIVHVYEDDSASREHVLQTLLARETFFKVYRREETPEKWHYNKHSRIGDLLLVMEQGHYFRNGSPDTSKASMATPWGVHGFDPNVTPEMGAIFYAKGPNIRKGITIPPFENVHVYPLAARILGLEVPANIDGDLSVLLPIYQE, from the coding sequence ATGACCAAACGCATTGCCCTTTTTTTACTGTTTGCTGCCCTTGCAGTTGTTTCTGAAAGCTGCACCTCTGGCAAAAAGCAAGAGTCATATGTATTACTCATCTCCTTCGATGGCTTTCGGCATGATTATGTCAACACATTCCAGCCTCCCCATTTCCTGGAGTTTATCAAGGAAGGAACAGCGGCCAAGGCCATGATTCCTTCGTTCCCCAGCAAAACCTTCCCTAATCACTACACCATCGTCACCGGCATGTATCCGGGCCATCATGGTCTGGTCGACAACACATTTTATGATTCTACACAAAACGTGGTTTATACCATGGGCAAACGGGAGCTGGTCCAGGACGCTTTTTATTATGGAGGCCTTCCTCTCTGGCAACTGGCGCAGCAGCACGGGTTGAAGTCGGCTTCGTATTTTTGGGTGGGCTCAGAAGCGCCGGTAGCGGGATCTTATCCCGACTACTATGAGATATACGATGGTGATGTTCCTAACGAGGCACGCATCAATAAGGTGGTGGAATGGCTTCAATTGCCTGAATCCGAAAGACCCAGGTTCATTTCTTTATATTTTTCGCTAGTGGATAGTGAAGGGCATAATTCCGGCCCTAATTCTGAAAAATTGAAAGAAACCGTGCTGGAAGCGGATCGGTTGCTGGGCATCATCGATGAGAAAATAAGCCGCATCGGATTACCGGTCAACATTATAGTAACATCTGACCACGGAATGTATGAAATGCAGGAAACACCGGAAACCTTTGTTTATCTGGACAGCCTGTTTGCGCCAGAGGACAGTATCAGGTTTGCCAATAGCGGACCAATCGTTCATGTGTACGAAGATGATAGTGCTTCAAGGGAACATGTTTTGCAGACCTTGCTAGCCAGGGAAACTTTCTTTAAAGTGTACAGGAGGGAAGAAACACCGGAAAAATGGCATTATAATAAACACTCAAGAATCGGTGATCTGTTGTTGGTTATGGAACAGGGCCACTACTTCAGAAACGGATCACCAGATACCTCGAAAGCCTCCATGGCTACCCCCTGGGGCGTGCATGGTTTTGATCCTAATGTCACTCCGGAAATGGGGGCTATTTTCTATGCAAAAGGCCCGAATATCCGGAAGGGAATAACAATCCCTCCATTTGAAAATGTTCACGTCTATCCACTGGCAGCCAGGATACTTGGCCTCGAAGTACCTGCGAACATCGACGGGGACTTGTCGGTATTATTACCAATCTACCAGGAATAA
- a CDS encoding glycoside hydrolase family 5 protein, whose amino-acid sequence MNNPDSLQRRDFLKKSSLAAAGALLAANAPFDLSAFPASQNKLPQWKGFNLLDFFSPNPANGREGTKEEYFKWMADWGFDFVRIPMAYPSYLKFDRSRNILPEEVRNIDTEATDKIEELVYLAHKYKLHVSLNLHRGPGYCVNAGFHEPYNLWTDQQALDDFCFHWNFWATRFKNVSKKKISFDLLNEPSNREDMNDQHSKRGPVPGDVYRKMAIAASEAIKSVNKKHLIIADGNNTGSTVIPEIADLDIAQSCRGYTPGIVSHYKAPWAMKDIDNLPEVKWPGQVGDQFLSREMLEKFYEPWIALKNQGVGVHCGECGCFNKTPHDVLLAWFGDVLDILHTNQIGFALWEFKGSFGILNSGREDVGYEDWYGLKLDRKLLNLLTKNV is encoded by the coding sequence ATGAACAACCCCGATTCCCTCCAACGCCGTGATTTCCTGAAAAAATCAAGCCTTGCTGCTGCCGGAGCATTGCTGGCAGCCAATGCGCCTTTCGACCTTTCAGCTTTCCCTGCTTCACAAAACAAACTACCCCAATGGAAAGGCTTCAACCTTCTCGACTTCTTCTCACCCAACCCGGCCAATGGCCGTGAGGGCACCAAAGAAGAATACTTCAAATGGATGGCCGATTGGGGTTTTGACTTTGTGAGAATACCGATGGCGTATCCCTCTTACCTTAAATTCGACCGCAGCCGAAACATACTGCCGGAAGAAGTTCGCAACATAGATACTGAGGCGACCGATAAAATTGAAGAGCTGGTGTACCTGGCACACAAGTACAAACTGCATGTGAGCCTCAACCTGCATCGGGGCCCCGGCTACTGTGTAAATGCCGGCTTCCATGAGCCTTACAATTTGTGGACCGATCAGCAAGCACTTGACGACTTCTGCTTTCACTGGAACTTTTGGGCCACCCGGTTCAAAAATGTCTCGAAAAAGAAAATAAGCTTTGACCTGCTCAATGAGCCCAGCAACAGGGAAGACATGAACGACCAGCACTCCAAAAGAGGGCCGGTGCCAGGCGATGTCTACCGCAAAATGGCCATCGCAGCTTCCGAAGCTATCAAAAGCGTCAACAAAAAGCACCTGATCATTGCAGACGGGAACAATACAGGCAGCACCGTCATTCCCGAAATCGCCGACCTCGACATTGCCCAAAGCTGTCGGGGTTACACACCTGGCATTGTGTCGCACTACAAAGCGCCCTGGGCCATGAAAGACATTGATAACCTGCCGGAAGTGAAATGGCCCGGCCAGGTGGGCGACCAATTCCTGAGCAGAGAAATGCTCGAGAAATTTTACGAGCCATGGATTGCACTGAAAAACCAGGGCGTGGGTGTGCACTGCGGCGAATGTGGCTGCTTCAACAAAACGCCCCACGATGTACTCCTCGCCTGGTTTGGCGACGTGTTGGATATTCTGCACACCAACCAAATAGGCTTTGCCCTGTGGGAATTTAAAGGTAGCTTCGGTATCCTCAATTCAGGCAGGGAAGATGTTGGCTACGAAGACTGGTACGGACTAAAACTTGATAGAAAATTGCTTAACTTACTGACAAAGAACGTGTAG
- a CDS encoding ThuA domain-containing protein: MRTVLISVMLSCFFSGSLDLLASQGSDDTQFKALVLYENSGHHREYTDAAVPWLKQLAADNSLAMDFITSTDTIDEAFLANYQLLIQLDYPPYGWKEEAAAAFVGYIEEGRGGWIGFHHATLLGEFDGYPMWDWFSDFMGGIRYQNYIATFAEADVWVETKEHPVMKGLPGRFRVKKEEWYTYNQSPRPNVKVLASVDEATYTPDSEIKMGDHPVVWTNEKMKARNVYIFMGHSPLLLDNDAYTTMFRNAIFWAAGK, translated from the coding sequence GTGAGAACCGTATTGATTAGCGTAATGCTTAGCTGCTTTTTTTCGGGGTCTCTTGATCTGCTGGCGAGTCAAGGAAGCGATGATACTCAATTCAAGGCCCTGGTGCTCTACGAAAACAGTGGTCACCACCGGGAGTACACCGATGCGGCAGTTCCCTGGCTGAAGCAGCTAGCGGCAGACAACTCTTTGGCGATGGATTTCATTACTTCTACTGATACGATCGACGAAGCTTTTTTGGCCAACTACCAGCTACTTATCCAGCTCGACTATCCGCCCTATGGTTGGAAAGAGGAGGCTGCAGCAGCTTTTGTAGGCTACATTGAAGAGGGCAGGGGTGGCTGGATAGGCTTCCATCATGCTACTTTACTCGGTGAGTTTGACGGTTACCCCATGTGGGACTGGTTTTCAGACTTCATGGGCGGCATCAGGTATCAAAACTACATAGCTACTTTTGCCGAAGCAGACGTTTGGGTCGAAACAAAAGAACATCCGGTGATGAAAGGGTTGCCAGGACGGTTCCGGGTCAAAAAAGAAGAGTGGTATACCTACAACCAAAGCCCCCGGCCTAATGTGAAGGTGCTGGCCTCTGTGGATGAAGCCACATATACACCTGACTCTGAAATCAAAATGGGAGACCATCCTGTGGTGTGGACGAATGAGAAGATGAAAGCAAGAAACGTCTATATTTTCATGGGGCATTCACCTCTCTTATTGGACAACGACGCCTATACCACCATGTTTAGAAACGCTATTTTCTGGGCGGCAGGGAAATGA